ttaatataatgtaATCTCTTCATAATGATTCAGtgttttatttttgataaaaattaaatcgaattgaaataatcaaaatttttaaaattaaaaattaaatcgaactaaaataaatagaaaaataaaataaattttcaaattaattaaattcgattaattttttcaatttaaaccggATAATGCACACTTTTGTGGGAATAAATATTCTCTCAGATCAGATCCAACCCAATGCATTTAGAATTTCTAAATGGTTATACTTTCTTATTTTTGAATTGAGTAATTTGTAAGCTTTTGTTTTTCTTATCATGGATTGATTATGTGCTTATATCTAATTTAGATCGGTTCACTATCTTtggacaaaaagaaaaatttatgtCATGTTATGAATTTTCAGATATTGCCTGGCTAGGCGCACGTGTGCTTGATGAGATGgaagtaataattaaaatttgcgAATAGAATTATTTCTTGGAAATTATATTTACAAGATTATTTTTCATTCTTTAGGAGGTCTCAAACTCCAATAAAATGAAGCAATATCCCAcccatcataaaaaaaatttcaagaaaTCTGTCCATGAAGAGTTTCAACACATAGAAGTTAGCATGAAAATATCCTGACCCTAGATTTTTCACTTAAATTCCTGTGAAAATTGACGAGAGTTTGCAGCAGGATCATCACTTTTCCTGGAGCTTCCAAATCGACCACTGACCTGGCGAGCATACGCCACAACAGCCTTAGCCCATCTCTTGATATCAAGCTTTAACTTGTTAGAATCCAGGTGCTTAAGGGACTTCGCCGCTGGTTCTATAGATATCTCCTGCATCACTGAAAAGCATCGACCAAACCTCCCACGTTTAGCAGCAGCTTCTTCATTGTTAGCCGTAGTTTTTCTGCGGTTCAGTGAAAGGGTTTTCGTGATAGACATGGTGGAATCTTTGAGCAGCAATGTTGCCGAGAAGCTATCGCTGCTCCTTCAGAAGCAAAAAGGTATTTGGGTTTGGTATTTTTATTCAAGGTTTAAAGAATTATAGTAAGACAAGTAACATATTATATTCCAAAGGGAACTGTGTTATTCCAATACGTGTGCCAAACTAAACTTGTTTAATTGACTAAAGACTTTTCAGCCTTCTGGGAACAGCAAGCTTCTGGGTTTTTATTTGTATTTGAAATCTGTGAACTTTTCttctctttgattttttttttttttaaattaatggaaTCATATGAGAAATGAAATATTGATTAATGATTATATATGTTGTATGCTGTGGGTTTGAGTGGTATCTTGGACTAATCAAATGTTCAAAAACTTGTTCATCAAGTTAATTACCTATCCCTTTCATATAGTCTAAGCTGATGCACATCATTAAACATGGAAAATTAAgcaaaaaacttaaacatttttAAGAAACTTAAGCTATAATGATAATAGGGTTAACTCGATTAATGAAAATGAGagttctcttttattttacttttatcaatttaagctgtcttttatcattttttaataaaatattgataATTCCAATGTATCACACTGACATAGAAAATTCCAagctatataaattttatatatatatatatatattaattttattgtgcATAAACAATTGAGGATTCAAATGTCAAAAGATTCAGGTGGATgattatggtttttttttttaaatgaaaattaaaaattagtagtgtaaaatttaaaatctcttaaatttatttatatgcaCTTATCACTAACCTAAATATTTGAGTACAAATGATGAGACTTTTTAAATCATCATGCTAGGAATATTCATGAAAATTTGATTCAATATAGTTatcttcttctttgtttttcattatcaaatattattttttaagttatataaatatatttatttaaatataaatttttgattttataaaagacAATACGGTCAATGAAAAACTgggcaaaaatttaaaatttctgatTTGTTTACATGTCTATTAGAATTTTTCTAGTTGATGAATATTTAATAAGTTCAGTAATAATTGATGAAATATATAGctgaagctttttttttttctttcaaaaaaataaattaaaaaaaaatcaaactcaaGACTTACATTGAGCCAACTTTATTAATGCCCATCCCCTTTcaacatttaatttatttttaataacaatTACTGGTAAGCAATATTCCAAAATTTTCAGTCTTAccataatattttctaaatctAATTTGATGGTAAATGCACTGCAATAGATTTGAGAGTTTTAACTTCAAATTCTCTATCTCCTTTATAATTTtagcgaaaaaaaaaaatcaattctaattttatttaatatttaaataaaaatcataattttataaattaatgtgtgtatatatatgctTTTATCTTGAAAATAAAATCACAAAAGGAATAATAAATATACTAGTAGAATACCATATCAGCAATACCCAATAAGCCAATAAGCCTGTGAAGAAACATTCAATATCACGAAACTCTAGTTATGGACCTCCCCTCTTAACTATTTATACCACGGAGCCTTCTCTGCTCCTTCTTTCTCTCTGTGTTCTTCAACCTCTCATTTGCTGATCAAAAATTCAGTCTGGGTTTTCGTTGCATTCTTACCTACAATCAACCATGATGCCTGAATAGTATGATCTCGATCTCTCATTCTTTAACATATATACAACAAAACACACATTATTAcacaattttgttattttgatatctgggttttttctttttcttttttctggtGATGTTTTATTGATTCAGCTTTTTTGTGTTGAGATAGACGATATTAAATGATCATCAACGGATTATGTttgtttcttttcatttttgttttaaTATGGATGGAATTTTTTGTGCGAGTGAAATCAAGGCACTTTATAAGATCAATGCCCATGTAGAAGTGGCGTGTCTTCATTCATATTACCCATGTTTGTGTGGTTTCCAATTCTAAATAGATATAATTTCTTAGATGTTGCTGGGAGAGAATGTGTGTACCTCGTTGATAAAACATATTGCTTTGCGTGTAGAAGGGAGATGACGTTCTCTTATATTTAAAGCACACTCGCTTGTGATTTTGCACAATATATGTCTTAAGCAGTAGAAATAAGATGGGTAAATCTATGGAAAGTACAGAGATTAATAATTTCCTAGCATATCCCTGAGGGATTCCTGAATCCTGATCTTTTTAAGGGTTCAATGATTTTGCAGTGATTACCTGTTCAAGCTATTGCTCATTGGAGATTCTGGTGTTGGCAAGTCATGCCTTCTGCTGAGATTTGCGGTGAGCATTTCTGAGGTTTTATGGTGTtgttcttcttgctttctttttttttttttttggttcctcaaattttcTCTTCTACATGACTTCTCTTGTGGTGCTTTACAACTTACAAGCCTAACTATTTTCATTTGTTTCCAGATTCATAAGTTAAAAAAGCTTAATCTGGATTAACATCCATAAAATGATTTGACTAACTTGATTCTCATGCTACTTAGGATGATTCTTATATTGAAAGCTACATTAGTACCATTGGTGTTGACTTTGTAAGTATGGCaaaattattacattttatCATAATTAGGGCCGTAACAATGTATTATTGTCTTCACACATCTTTACTTTCTTACTTAGAAAATTCGCACAGTCGACCAAGATGGAAAGACCATCAAACTTCAAATTGTAAGTATTCAAGGCTTTCTGCTCTTTGTTCAAGAAATGAACACATTCCTTTGATGATGGACGTTCCAATTTTTTGTGTCTAGTGGGACACTGCTGGTCAAGAACGATTTCGTACAATCACAAGCAGCTACTATCGTGGTGCACATGGAATTATTGTATGTAGATATATGTTCACTATTGGATGAATATCTCTCACATTGTCTCTGCAAGTGACTTTACATGATGCTGTGACCTTGTTTGCTAGATTGTCTTTGATGTTACAGATGAAGAAAGCTTTAGAAATGTCAAGGCATGGCTGACAGAAATAGATAAGTTTGCAACTGATAATGTCAATAAGCTCTTGGTTGGTAACAAATGTGATTTAAACTCCAAGAGGGTGGTATCCAGTGAAACTGCCAGGGTAACAGTCTTTGAATTTTATCTGTTCTTATACCAGTTTTGTGATTCAAATCCAGAAAGAGAATTACAGATAttcctttatttctttttctccctCCTTTTTTCCAAGGCATTTGCAGATGAAATTGGTATCCCATTCCTGGAAACTAGTGCGAAGAATGCTACCAATGTAGAGGATGCCTTCATGACCATGGCTGGAGAGATAAAGAAAAGGTTAGCTTTATGGCCTTCACTTATGTTTCTAGATAACTTCTAGTTGTTAGGAATCCTATTTGTTCTTTAGGAGTTTAGGTGCCATATTGGTTCACAAATTAtgcttaatttttattcaaactGTAATTAGTATTTTGAGAATAATAAATCAAAACAGTGATACCTCGTCAATATATGATATAGTATGGTAAACCAATATAGTATGAATATACACATCCAGATATGTGTAGGAATCACCCATAAGTTTAGATGTTGACTACTTTTATATAGTAATTTAGAGGAGCACGATGATCCATGTTGGATTGCGTATATAAAATGACAAAACAGTAAAAATTAAACACAAACAAATGAACCCTAAAAAAAGTATCAAGCATTTCTTAACATAAAGAAGTAATTACatttatacatatttttaatttattggttTGTCATACCATGTCATCATGTCATACCGCTTCATTATATAATTTGTCATAGGAACATTATTTTGATCATTTTCTTTATGGTTCAAattttgatgcagaatggctTGTCAACCAGCAGCTAATGCTGTGAGACCAACGACAGTGCCACTCCGTGGAAAACCAGTCAACCAAAGTAACAACAATTGCTGCTCATCTTGATTTCTCCAGGGATTTTTTGGATTTTAGAAATCAGTAAAGCTGAAAGAAAAGTAGCCTGCAGATGCAAAGGGTTATTACCTGTATGCCTATCTTCTCATGTGTACAGAAATCCTGAGGACATATTTTTGATGCACCGCATGAGCAGACAGTCACATAGATTGGAAATTTTTACATTTAACTTGATTTCTACACGTACAATTATGATCGTTATGTTATTTTCTCACTAGACCCTTTAGTTACCATAATGCCATTTGCACTTTTATCTTTTGAAGATTGTGGACTAGCAAGAATACCAGGATCAATGAGAACAAACGAATTCAATCTCACTATTGCTTCTTTACCATATTGGATGGAATGAAACTGCGATGTCCTTGTCAATGGTCTTGTCAATGAGTACAAACTTGCAAGCTTCTCCACCCTCACCTTACATTTGATAATGCGTAATATAATCAGAATTGATATTGCAGTTGActagaaaaatttattgaattaacacaCTATGATCAAACCCACTATAATAAAAAATCCGATCGAAATCGTTACGCTAACTTAATTTTCCTGTGAACCGGTTCGTCACTTAGACTGCAATGCATTGCCCCTAGCAGTGTTCAGGAAGGGCCCTTGCTTGCCAAAAGTAACAATTTGACGGGCCAAGTTTTCGATTTTAACATTTCAACAATGGAAACATAGTTTGTCGGTGGATAACAATAACATTGCGTCTTTCACCATCTTCatctttgtattttaatttgcGAAGCCAATATATatatagcaaaaaaaaaaattatattaatcaaAAGCAAAACTTGATATAAAATACCATAACCAAATTATCCAGGAAAAGATGATCTCTATAGTTCAGCATCTAAACACAAAACAATGTCCAAATAAAACCAAGAGGATTCCGGAATTTTTCACTGTCCATTGAAGTGGAGGAACATCAAAGCATATATTTCCTTCTCAACTCACTACTCACTTCCTACCATTGATCTTCTGAGCTTGTCTATTCCTCTTCTTCACACCAGATTTGGCAACCTTCAGGCTCCTATGCACAACACTCAACCTTGCAAGAGCTGCTTTCTTTAAATCAGGTCTGTAATAGTTATCTCCAACCTGCGACAATATACACTGCATAAGTAACCGTACACAACCTCTACCCAAGTTCATTATAATAAaggaagaataagaaacatGATACATGGTTACACATCAAGTTAAATGCAACCCGTTGGGATCTCTGTACTTACTAAAGATGCAGTGTTTCAAAAGAGCTCAGAAGCCAAGCGTAACAAGTATATTTCATAGAAGTAACTCGTATGACAGAGAGTTCTTCTTACATGTTAATAGCTCATCACCGCAAAGGACACTTAACATGATTTGTCCGAATGGACTCAAGCACTATTATGCTTTTCTAGAACAAAAAGAACCCCATGATATTTGTCAAGTCAAGATCAAATATTTTATCAAGTTTCCATTTCCCAAGAAATTCATATAAAAACAAGTGTACGCAAGTAACAAAAGAACAGATTAGATAATCTTATGAAAACAATGGGACCAAAAACATCATGTAGAAATACGCATGCCAAGAAAATGATCAAATAGTGGAACCAGTCGGTAACACAAGAAATGAACAGAGTGAGCTCAGAAGCCAAGCGTAACAAGTGTATTTCACAGAAGAAACTCTATATGAGAACTCTTCTTACATGTTAACAGCTCATCACAGCAAAAAATCTCATTACAATTCAGAGAGATGGTAATCAAATAGTGGGCCAGTCAATAACACAAGAAATGAACAGAGTGAGCTCAGAAGCCAAGCGTAACAAGTGTATTTCACAGAAGGAACCCTATATGAGAGTTCTTCTTACATGTTAACAGCTCATCACAGCGAAAGATGAAAATTACAAGTCGGAGAGATGATTAACTAAAGCAATTGATTTTATTTGGCACAATCAACCAAAAAATGCAATAAAAAGTAtcagaaaataaaatagattgGACAGATATTTAAAAACATGTCCACGTTGAAAAGCAGGTGAAGAAACAATAGGAAACACACCTTATTTGCTACAGGTAAACAAAGCATTCACTCCAAAGTAGGTGAATGAAATTAGAACTTATGTCAAGAAATCAGATGAATAGATCCGTTTGCAATGGTTACATAAATTGTAAGTTTTAACACtattaaaaacaatttaaaacttATAATATGGTTATACAGTCTATCATAATAGTTTCAAAATATGGAAATGCAGAAGGGGAAAGTAAAAAATACAGAAAAGACATTAGATAGCAAAAACAACTAAATTACCTGATTCTCCACAGCCTTGGCCATCCGGCGAAACTCCTTCTTCATGACAGACTTGTGAAGCAAAGCAACAGGTTTGCTCTGTTTCTTGGTCTTAGTTGTAGCAAGAACCACAGATTGGTCTTTTCCTGGTTGAATGGTGACCGTTTTCTTATTTGCCAACCCTATTTCACGCATGCAAAGATCAACAACATTCCCACATTGCCACACTCCCAGTAGCGAAACACAAACTAAAGTATCatagaaattatttaaaaaaacattttttctCGTATGACAATAAAACAGAATAAATAAGGATAGCCTACTTTTCCCCCATTCTTATGGGATCAAAGTAGACTAAATAGAAGAGAAATCTCgtaaaaataagaaaacatGGGATAAGTACCAGAATGCTTGTAAGAGTTGAGGTTGTAGAGATTGTTAGACTCCTTGCTGAACTGCAAGCCAGCAGTTCCTCTACCGAACTGTTTCACCAAAAATGAGTTGTTCTTCTTCACTATCTCCCATATCAACTGACCAGGTACTGTCGCCATGGCTAGTCCTTCTTACCTGCAAGACCAACCACAACAGATCTATCAGCCTTGTCAATATAATGCATTGCAATTGGCTGCATATCATATCACGTGATCAACAAACCTACCAGGGTTTTAGGGCTTTTGCTTGGTAGCCAGAAGTGAGAAGAATGGCGAACGATAAGAAAATAACGCAGTTTATGATCATTTATAGGAAGAA
This sequence is a window from Manihot esculenta cultivar AM560-2 chromosome 4, M.esculenta_v8, whole genome shotgun sequence. Protein-coding genes within it:
- the LOC110613772 gene encoding 60S ribosomal protein L28-2 isoform X1, translated to MATVPGQLIWEIVKKNNSFLVKQFGRGTAGLQFSKESNNLYNLNSYKHSVCVSLLGVWQCGNVVDLCMREIGLANKKTVTIQPGKDQSVVLATTKTKKQSKPVALLHKSVMKKEFRRMAKAVENQVGDNYYRPDLKKAALARLSVVHRSLKVAKSGVKKRNRQAQKINGRK
- the LOC110613772 gene encoding 60S ribosomal protein L28-2 isoform X2, coding for MATVPGQLIWEIVKKNNSFLVKQFGRGTAGLQFSKESNNLYNLNSYKHSGLANKKTVTIQPGKDQSVVLATTKTKKQSKPVALLHKSVMKKEFRRMAKAVENQVGDNYYRPDLKKAALARLSVVHRSLKVAKSGVKKRNRQAQKINGRK
- the LOC110613771 gene encoding ras-related protein RIC1, with product MMPEYDYLFKLLLIGDSGVGKSCLLLRFADDSYIESYISTIGVDFKIRTVDQDGKTIKLQIWDTAGQERFRTITSSYYRGAHGIIIVFDVTDEESFRNVKAWLTEIDKFATDNVNKLLVGNKCDLNSKRVVSSETARAFADEIGIPFLETSAKNATNVEDAFMTMAGEIKKRMACQPAANAVRPTTVPLRGKPVNQSNNNCCSS